One Glaciihabitans arcticus DNA window includes the following coding sequences:
- a CDS encoding AAA family ATPase: protein MRVSNLSVTGVLGQYDHHLDLPGSGDFAIVYGPNGVGKTKFLEAIDGLMRLDTAQLTQLPFDRAHIVFDDGSHFSVSRSGKFSSLNVETIYELRFVLERRGNRPIHWVTDDRGIAQFERFLRTETTWSPIAGTTEWQDNADGEIADFVDLQRRFSSGRSLTDAKMARPMPDGLSDFSAELQSHLIETQRLRIEEYSAGRDRAMGRNGRQRRPISTIVNYANRTKKLLSEALAENSKITQQLDRTFPNRMLGQEERPAINENEIRQKYDLQDRFRSRLAQIALIGLEPELSLPKRKLSPFEIAMLDLYLRDADRKLESFEELLARIELFEDIVNTRFLRKILHVNADDGLAVTSTEDGSTIDLDSLSSGEQHEIILMYGLLFNVKAGSLVLIDEPEISLHVSWQLSFVSDVARIAKLSGFQFIVATHSPQVINNWWTNAKQLGPENAEFQ, encoded by the coding sequence ATGCGAGTTAGTAACCTAAGTGTCACCGGTGTCCTGGGCCAGTATGACCACCACCTCGACTTGCCGGGCTCGGGCGACTTCGCAATCGTCTACGGCCCGAACGGCGTCGGCAAAACTAAGTTTCTCGAAGCCATCGACGGCTTAATGAGGCTCGACACCGCTCAACTCACGCAGCTTCCGTTTGATCGCGCGCACATCGTTTTCGACGATGGGTCTCATTTCTCGGTGTCGCGAAGTGGAAAATTTAGCAGCCTAAACGTCGAGACGATCTACGAGCTGCGCTTCGTACTAGAACGGCGTGGCAATCGGCCCATTCATTGGGTCACAGATGATCGCGGAATAGCGCAGTTCGAGAGATTTCTCCGCACAGAGACAACGTGGTCGCCAATCGCTGGAACTACGGAATGGCAGGACAACGCGGACGGCGAGATCGCAGATTTCGTCGATCTTCAGCGTCGATTCAGTTCGGGTCGCTCGTTAACAGACGCAAAAATGGCGAGACCGATGCCAGATGGTTTGTCAGATTTCTCTGCCGAATTACAGTCCCATTTGATTGAAACGCAGCGTCTTCGAATCGAGGAGTATTCTGCCGGCCGAGACCGCGCAATGGGACGAAATGGACGACAAAGACGTCCAATAAGCACCATCGTCAACTATGCGAATCGGACAAAAAAGCTTCTTTCAGAAGCCTTGGCAGAAAACTCAAAAATTACTCAGCAGCTCGATCGAACGTTCCCGAATAGGATGCTGGGCCAGGAGGAGCGCCCTGCAATCAATGAGAATGAAATTCGGCAGAAATACGACCTTCAGGACCGCTTCCGGAGCAGGCTGGCTCAGATTGCTCTTATTGGGCTTGAGCCGGAACTCTCGCTCCCGAAGAGAAAGCTTTCGCCTTTCGAGATAGCAATGCTCGATCTTTATCTGCGAGACGCGGATCGCAAGCTGGAGTCCTTCGAGGAACTGCTTGCGCGTATCGAGCTCTTCGAGGACATCGTCAACACTCGCTTCTTGCGAAAGATACTTCACGTGAACGCCGATGACGGCCTCGCAGTAACGTCAACTGAAGACGGCAGCACCATCGACCTCGACTCCTTGTCTTCCGGCGAGCAACACGAGATCATCCTCATGTATGGCCTGTTATTCAACGTAAAGGCAGGCTCGCTTGTGCTGATCGACGAACCGGAGATTTCTCTCCATGTCAGCTGGCAACTCAGTTTTGTCAGCGATGTTGCTCGGATAGCGAAGCTGAGTGGATTCCAATTCATAGTTGCGACTCATTCACCACAGGTGATCAACAACTGGTGGACGAACGCGAAACAACTCGGACCGGAAAATGCTGAATTTCAATGA
- a CDS encoding transglutaminase-like domain-containing protein: MQRTVSSHLEMNLAGNTDMVFSIAAVSSAELASESATYVLDGTPLDFTELTDRHGTRLHRLAAGPGSLVVDYRAVVEGRSEPAPVDPLDQVIYLRPSRYCESDSLLPTARSEFGGLVGHELLSAVTLWVWNKLSYVPGSSRVTDGAAGTLMARRGVCRDYAHLVIALLRALDVPARMAAVYAPGLSPMDFHAVAEAFIDGEWWVVDATRLAPRQSMVRISTGRDAADIAFLTNHWADLVLNKLTVLAIVDELPTDDGIQQLQLG, translated from the coding sequence ATGCAGCGCACTGTCTCCTCGCACCTCGAGATGAATCTCGCCGGCAACACCGACATGGTCTTCAGCATCGCGGCGGTGTCCAGCGCCGAGCTCGCGAGTGAGTCGGCCACCTATGTTCTGGATGGCACGCCCCTCGACTTCACCGAACTGACCGACCGCCACGGAACGCGACTCCACCGCCTTGCGGCGGGCCCGGGCTCCCTCGTCGTCGACTACCGTGCGGTGGTGGAGGGACGCAGCGAGCCCGCCCCGGTCGACCCCCTCGACCAGGTCATCTACCTGCGGCCGAGTCGTTACTGCGAGTCCGACAGCCTGCTGCCCACGGCGCGCTCCGAGTTCGGCGGCCTGGTCGGCCACGAGCTTCTCAGCGCGGTCACCCTCTGGGTGTGGAACAAGCTCAGCTACGTCCCCGGCTCCAGCCGGGTCACCGACGGTGCCGCCGGGACCCTGATGGCCCGTCGGGGTGTCTGCCGCGACTACGCCCATCTCGTGATCGCCCTGCTGCGCGCGCTCGACGTGCCCGCCCGCATGGCAGCGGTGTACGCGCCCGGGCTCAGCCCGATGGACTTCCACGCCGTGGCTGAGGCGTTCATCGACGGCGAGTGGTGGGTCGTCGATGCCACGCGTCTGGCTCCCCGCCAGTCGATGGTGCGCATCTCGACCGGCCGCGATGCCGCGGACATCGCGTTCCTCACCAACCATTGGGCCGACCTGGTGCTGAACAAGCTCACGGTGCTGGCCATCGTCGACGAGCTGCCGACGGATGACGGCATCCAGCAGCTGCAATTGGGTTAG
- a CDS encoding pyridoxine/pyridoxamine 5'-phosphate oxidase — MSEPSLRDRLRALKVFGEDMPELVPDAAPHDPLDLLRTWLEEALAQGVAQPHAMTLATSDAAGAPSARTLLLKDLTPEGVWFASLSSSPKGRDLEANPRAAVVLYWREQGRQIRVTGAIEKGPRDVARADFLQRHPKARATAIAGHQSEPIGDDHDELQADAQARVDADDRFVPEEWVAWILRPQTVEFWQAARHREQTRLRYEKSGGDWQRDLLWP; from the coding sequence ATGAGCGAGCCCAGCCTGCGCGACCGACTAAGAGCCCTGAAGGTCTTCGGCGAGGACATGCCCGAGCTGGTTCCGGATGCCGCACCGCACGATCCCCTCGACCTCCTGCGCACCTGGCTGGAGGAAGCGCTGGCGCAGGGTGTCGCCCAACCGCACGCCATGACGCTGGCGACGAGTGACGCCGCCGGAGCGCCGAGTGCCCGCACCCTGCTACTCAAGGACCTCACACCGGAGGGCGTCTGGTTCGCGAGCCTGTCGTCGAGTCCGAAGGGGCGTGACCTCGAGGCCAACCCGCGAGCCGCCGTGGTGCTCTACTGGCGCGAGCAGGGGCGCCAGATCAGGGTCACGGGAGCCATTGAGAAGGGGCCACGCGACGTGGCACGGGCGGATTTCCTGCAACGTCATCCCAAAGCCAGGGCGACGGCGATAGCCGGCCACCAGAGCGAGCCGATCGGCGACGATCATGACGAACTTCAGGCCGATGCACAGGCCCGCGTCGATGCCGATGACCGGTTCGTGCCGGAGGAGTGGGTGGCCTGGATTCTCCGCCCACAGACCGTCGAATTCTGGCAGGCAGCGCGCCACCGCGAGCAGACCCGGCTGCGCTACGAGAAGTCAGGCGGCGACTGGCAACGGGACCTGCTCTGGCCGTGA